One Sesamum indicum cultivar Zhongzhi No. 13 linkage group LG14, S_indicum_v1.0, whole genome shotgun sequence genomic window, aatacaatttaagtccttgtattaataaaaaaagtgcaaaaaaacccctatgaaaaaataaagtgcaatttacccccttgtgatttaaaaaatgatgcaatttacATCCATCTGTAAGTTTTCACAAGGACATCATTTtttaaaggacaaaatgcataaaacccccctgtgttttaaaaagtctgcaaaaacAACCCTCTtgttatgagaataggctaaaagcccacctgtattttgtaaaattcagcTCAGtcgccccctctccgttaaatccaactaacggcgttaattttttagaaaatgaccgttatacccttacttaatatatattatttcttattttaatgaccgttggatcttctttgatcaaatactgatcgttagatctaatcaattaatctcaaccgttagattttaaaaaaataatttaaaattaatttaaaattaaaaaaatatattatcattattattattattttttattattattattataaactaacaaccccacccccaccccttCGCCGCTGCCACCGGCCGGCCGAACGCCGGCGCGGCTGCCGTCACGACTACCCCCCGTCGTCACGGCGAGTCACCGGGCGCCACACATATCATTCGAATCCTCTTGATGAGGCGAACATTTCCCCTCAAACAATTTGGGATTTCATCAATCATAGACGATGGGCTACCACCACGACCACCGAAGCTTTTCGCCGTCGATTCGCCGTCACCGGAGCGACCCACGGTCGTGGACCACCATCAATCGCTTCGTCTCCTTCTTGCGAATTGAATGAGCCCCCTCCCACTGATTTTCGTCAACTCTATACATGCATTTCAGTTTTCCGATCGCTGAGCACCGCGAATGCTTCGCCGTCtgacttcttcttcttcttttttttttttaaattttttttaattaattttaattatattaattaaaatatattttagttaattaagaatatttaaataattacaataattaattattttaactaattaagaatACATTACAATGATAATTACtgtaattaaacatatattttaattaattaaaataattttggatttaacaattaacaaatataaaattctttgaatttaaacttaaatttaatatggcaaaatttaacacttatttttttttagggtgagaaatggcaaaagaagacacaaaacaagcaaaaaatcCCTTTGCATATTATGTAGACCCataaaagggtattttggtccaaaaaGTCATTAAATATCAACTTAAATCGCAGAAAAACACTACCAAACGCAGCAGACGCGCGTCTTCTTCACCTCCCGTTAGTTTCTAATAGAATgggggttttttgctgactaaaacaaaacaggagggagcttttagcctattctcataacaAGAGGGTTGTTtttgcaaactttttaaaacacaggggggttttatgcattttgtccttttttaaatcacaaggagataaattatactttatttttttacagggATTTTTTTCGCACTTTTTCGTTAATACAGggtaaatcatatttttagtgGGTGGAGAGCCCATAACATTATTGCAGAAATAATACACAAAGATATACAAGatattaataagaaattacACATTATTGCAGAAATAATACACAAAGATATACAAGatattaataagaaattacatcaacataaAGCAGcgaaaataatcaatcaaacGAAGGCTCAGAGAGCCAGATCCATTTCTTAGGCTTTACTCACGATCACTAAGATCGGCAGCCTTAAGATAAAACCCACGGTTGCACACGATTTTGGCACAAAACCCTTGCCACAAAGGCTATAACCCTCGATCACATAGATCTTCTTAGCACACGGTCACTGAGGCCTTTAATCTCTCTATTTCACAAAGATTTGCACTGAGCTTATCGGAATAGTTCTTCTTATAAGATAGGACAAGGAGTCTCCTATTTATAGGGCCGAAAGAAGAAATGGAGATGGAAGATAGGAATCACCTTCCATAAACCATCAGCTTGGTTTTGGAAGGAGAATTGTTGCAAAAGGAAAGTGAATCACAGAGAGAGAATAGAGAGATGTGAGATATGAGAGAATATTAGGGTTATGTAGAAATAAGTAACCAattcgggtcgggtcgggtcgggtcgggtcgtGGGCTTGAGTCAAACCGTAGCCATCCAAGTGGGTGTATTAGGCCTCTTTATTTTCGATTCTGGGCCATAAATTTTCCAACATACAATATACCCtcaaaatatatgcaaatgTGAACATAGATTCCACAAACTAAACTATGAACCAAATCTCCTCGAGCTCACAAAAACAactcatataaattatttatttcatcattatatatgtattaataaagtgaaactagaaaaaaaaatattgttattatatagaGAAAACAGCGAAAATTTAGGGAAATTAAGAAATCAAGATGaagacaattaattaattaattacaagtgAGTTGGGATTCTGCAAAATCTGAGTTCCATACCATGATTGTGTTAGACAAAACCAAACCCTAATTAATACAGTTTCCAAAACTCAATGCGACTCCACATTGAATTCAAtcacttgtatttatttttttgagaatGTAAgtcaatcatcatcatcatcatcatgtgACAGATCCTAAGATTACTACTAGAATACCACTATTATGTCCTCCCTAATcttaatgttattttatattatcaattaattaattttattaccatAAGAATTGCTTCAAATGTcgtcattattattatattatattattattaccatGTGCAAGGACTGTCGTTGTCTGAATGATCGATCAGTTATTGGTTAAAAAcgatttaaaagtaaaaataggGTCGGatagctttttatttttatatattgggTTTTTTTACTTGGGACTGGCATTATTGAAGAGCCATTAAAATGAGTCGTTTGCCTAATATGTAGTAAAAAAGCtaaaatatgtacatattattaagaaaaattttacaagGTTTGGGATGATTTTATAAGATTAAGAAAGGTATTCTAATTAAATCGAGTCCAAAATGGACTTTTTTTAAATGGGAGGGGGCCGAGGGGAGGGGGGTTAGccttttctgaaaaatatagggTTACAATGGAAGTAAGGCATTTATTGATAAGGTCATTAGCCGTTGATTAACGGCACGTGGCCCAACATGTGCCTTTGTTGTTATCATTTAATGGCGCAGGACTAATAGTGTCAAAATCTTAAGGTtctgggactaaaagtgccgATCCCTTGCGATGATCCAAAAGTGAGAAGAACGACCTTATCTAATGGGATCGAAAGCACGATTTCGCctgatcttattttatccaaatatttcaatatattcttttctaaaataagatctaacatcttattaattccaaaaaaagacaaaaaaaaaattcttacaaaacgtatgaatttataaaaattataaataaatttagccaaacacccccAAAATTAAGgttctataataaatatgagattataaatttgagtttcaccatatatataaatatttgtttcactCTATGtcaatttgttatttatttttgtttgtgtttaaaTGTTCTTGggaaatatatacaaatactgACTCATatcaagaaattatgatataattatcatttttattataaaaaataaaaagaaaaagggttggATGTTGAAACCTTAGGTAATCACAGTCTTCATCtgttcttttaaaattgggcTTTTACGACCATATTTAGAATtccactttatttattttttaaaaaaattcagattgaACTTTAGTATATAACTTGGGCTTGGGTCCCAACCCTCAGTCCATCAAAGAACTGACTGTGATCCCCAAAATTCCTGCCCTTTGACCTTATAAAATAGGGAAAATTATGGCAAGttttcctgaaatttggtataattatatatattcttttgttatttaaaagattatcaTTACGTCctgtttataattatgatcCACAAGCAATCCAATCTGCTAGTCTCCGATAGGTTTCCATCCATATTTTATGATGAATTGAggacaaatttgataatttttaaatctccatccaaaaattatataatttcattaaatttcagGGGGTTACGGATAGTATTTCAAAAGATAATGGGTGACTCATAATTATGGCAAATTTCAGAGGAGCCCAtcgtaatttatcctataaaGTATTagatcttatttaaaaaaaaaaaaagaattgaagcaTTTGGGGTTTATAATatgtttcaaataacaaaattataattaatttgaagaaaatattactatcatgtgaaaaaaaaattaaaataaatccgGAATTCCTTACTTTTTCAAAGCTCTTAACATCTTATGATTCTTATCTATTGATTTTAAGTTccttattgtaaaaaaatccTATCGAAcactttttaatattctataaattttaaatactttacaaaatattataaaaaacttataagctcaTTCAAACAGTCTTTGCCCGAGCAGTGATTATTAAGAAAGCGATGCTTTAATTTGAAACTATTAATTACTCTAATTTAAGACAAATATCATATGATTTTCCTTTAATgcccaaaaaataaaggaacaAAAGTGTTTAATTTGGGTGCATTGTGACAAGTGGTACGTGCCATAAAGTTGTGTGGGCACGCATGTACTATTAGCCATGGAGGTggttcataattaattatcacatGCCAATAAGactcatataatttttcattttttttgttggttaaggcccattaaaaataatttacaaatagTTTCCGATATTTAAGAAAacttttggtaataaaataaataaatgattgaataaaattttaaaatatttgaatataataaatcatattaataattgcatttttataatttatatgagCAATGTAAAAGagtgttaaatttttaataataagtgaaaatttccttttttttttctttaaagaaatgATGAGATTTTAACAtcgtttattttttctgagtATGTTACAATATTtcataatcttttaaatttaaataatattaactatttaatattctttaaatacgaagaaaaaaaaaacagtcgTATAGATtcataagttaatattttgagGGCCGTGAAATATTTCATGGATACAGGTAAACATCCCGCGTTGATTGCATAAGAGAAATTTGAGCAGTTTATAAGTCCTAAGACCTCCCTTCTCTAACAAGCCTCTTTTCAGAACAAAATCGTGAAACTCATATGAAACAAGCTTAAacatttttaacatattaaaacatctaaacttagccaaacaccctcaaaatttactaaaaatatcttataaactcgtacattttaaaaaatcttaaatcttattttaaaacaaactCTCGAAGCGTCCAgacaaaataagaatatggagttatatgatattgtacggacaatttttattaatatggtTAAAACTGAAAGAATtctataaaatcttaaaaataaactgaaaaccccatacttttttttttttaaatagctTATAAAGTCCTAACATCAGATCTTATATCCTTATcttctataaaatttatcaaatacgCTGTAAtctcttataaattttatgatattcataaaatattttgaaaaaaaacttataaattcaaCCTAAAGTACAGATAAGTATTGAACATTTATGatatcttattatataatattttaaaaaatatttgaataattatgtaaGGGATGGACATACTACGTACAGTACATATATATCCAAGTTCATTAAAAAGGCAATTGCACTACCAACTAACTGTACCTGACACATGGAAATTATTCCCAACCTTTGTCATCAAACCTCTTCAGTTTCTGCCTTCCTTATACCCTTCTCACGTCTTCCCACACATCACACCCCTAAGCCAACATCTgattctataaaattataaatataggataatttctagttatttttttgatataattacaaatatttttattgtttaaaaatttataaatattcttacgCTTTTAACGTCCATCCACCAACGTGTTTATGCCGTTggttaggttttcattcaattttttgtagtgaactgACTAAAATACCTTTTTATATTACGCATTATAACTTTATGGATTAATATGCTATacggattatttattttacgcatcctaaaatttttttaaattcaacaagggtaaaatagtaattttcacCTAATACAACATAATTATTGAGGGAGagcttgtaatttttcaaacaacgaaagGATGTTAGAAATTATGCAAACCTCAGGGGAAGTagtatttgtgtaaaattttgcTATTAAAGAAAGTGCATACTTGCAATTAAAAGTAGacgtacttataattttttttaaaaagaataaaaaatataattacactaaattataattaaaaaataaaaatatatattatagacacaaaatgttatattattaaaatgtgAGAAAAGATTTTTGAGCCGTTGCCACCCCCACCAGACCCTTACAATTACACTCTGAAAGTTGCAGGAAAAAACACACTACTCTCAAACTCTGAATCAAAACACTTTTCTACCCTTTGTGAAaataacatatacatacatatatggtTTGTTTCTGCTTTCTGGTGGATCAGAAGAGCGTGGTGCGGCGGAGCAAGCCGGTGGCGGGGACGTGTTCGCGGTGCCGACACGGGGCGTTGGTGGCCGACATGCAAACGGCGACGAGGTTTTGTTACATTCCGTTCTATTGGAAGTCGTGGAAGGCCATTGTGTGTAGTTTTTGTGGTAGTATTCTCAAATCTTACAATACCTGATTTTTCACCTTTATAGCACTGGCTTTGCTATTCCAAATTTCCttgtatcttttcttttacaactaattatatttaaatcttattttaatatttcaaattatatttttttctaaagaaaaaattaaaattagactcACCGTTTATGCTTCATtctatttactatgatttgaataaaaaatactgatattttaccaaaaaaattacataaatctgAATATTACctattatttaacattctcgtgttataaatttgtacttataaagaaaaaatatataataatattaacatcacgaggagtaaaattgaaaatttatataatttttttatgttcgCTTCTTCCGTCGAAACCCTAACGGAAGGAATGAGGTGtaaacagaaaaacaaaatatgctCATTGTTAGACGTAtattaaaatcagaaaaatatctgtaatttctcaaataatgagaaagtatttataattatgccaaacctcaaggaaagtggctgtaatttaccctttatattataaaactatactttattattaagtgAGAGCACCCTTTTATtctctcatttaattttggtctttcatttattttttaaactttaaattaattaattattttaactcATGTATTTATCATGGTTTTTTATAACTGCCTTTcggtagttatttttttatatctccaaaatattattttatcatctttgtttgtcaatatttttttataaatcaaaatatttatattaatttatcaattgtaggtactttaatataaatattttattttaatttattttttaaaattatgcacaTAAATAGACTGTGCCGTATTTTTCTAgtgttaattataaaaaaacaatatacgttagttattaatattaaatatatatatatattattaactcaataattattattaaaatataacaatatccACAAGTGTGATGAAATTATGAGTGGGAATAAGAGCAAGGGAAGTAAAAGAATACTGATTCTGAAATGAAGTGAATGTTGTCTGTGCACTGCCTTTGCTGGAGTTAATGccttgtttggtttcattttcatttccaacttttaaattttgaaatagaaataaatataaacatatacactgaattgtaaatattttattatcattccCATCTCaatcattcaaaataaaatacaataatttataaaattaaaatattgatttttttgcaaataaatgaaataatataaactctctttcatatttcttctttttctctttggggttttaattaaatctcaaCTTATAATTTCAGGTAAATTGCAACAAGCTCCCAtaaagtttgacataattataaatatccccttATTGTTTAAGTGAGTTTACAAActcttaaaatatcttatcagatatttaagaatttataaaatattaggagagtctgcaaaaaattatatttttagagaaatgatttttgtagaaaagataaaagttGTAGCAGAATTAAAAGTGGGTAGTATTtgtaaaaaacttaaaaaagtgaaaagcaGAGTAAAGCTAAATTGAATagtttttggagaaaaaatcacttataaaataaacttaattgattaaagatcATTTTGTCCCTGTGTATTAAAAATCTactattttttgcttattattgCACTTATTgattgtcaataataattatttttttataagaagtaataacttttatttcgattagtatattttatatttatttttttaaaaatattacagaatatattaaatttaattatgctcccactaagtaatataattattgattcatacacaataattaaacttgcgtaattacaaaaaaaatattttagtaattaattaaataataacatgtgaacgaaa contains:
- the LOC105177033 gene encoding uncharacterized protein LOC105177033; the protein is MVCFCFLVDQKSVVRRSKPVAGTCSRCRHGALVADMQTATRFCYIPFYWKSWKAIVCSFCGSILKSYNT